A window from Bufo bufo chromosome 1, aBufBuf1.1, whole genome shotgun sequence encodes these proteins:
- the LOC120985719 gene encoding proto-oncogene Mas-like produces MMIAPVTLVMSVLGMIGNGLVIWYLSFKIKKTSSSIYIFNLAMADAAYMLLAFVFYILSLVFALIPHLEPQYEDEHVINLVGVINLACLFVYNTSLCLLAAISIERCLSVVFPIWYYCNRPRHTSSIVCALIWITSCTLSALESAFCYNITYSSKGILKGSSQECKIMFIIICSFSFAICIPSMTVSSFILLVKVRTSSHQRKPKKLYAVITLTVFFFLVFGMPMRVLLLAWYKHYTMPSFPIMDLFCLFCAINSTINPIIYFMVGRHGQNGKITLLSILQAVF; encoded by the coding sequence ATGATGATCGCCCCAGTGACATTAGTCATGTCAGTGTTGGGAATGATTGGCAATGGTCTTGTGATCTGGTATCTCTCATTTAAGATTAAGAAAACCAGTTCATCCATCTATATCTTTAATCTTGCTATGGCTGATGCAGCATATATGCTACTTGcgtttgttttttatattttgtcattGGTTTTTGCCCTGATACCGCACTTGGAACCACAATATGAGGATGAACATGTTATTAACTTGGTAGGGGTAATAAATCTAGCTTGTCTCTTTGTCTACAACACTAGCCTGTGTCTTCTAGCAGCTATAAGTATAGAGAGATGTCTATCTGTTGTCTTTCCCATATGGTATTACTGTAACAGACCTAGGCACACATCCTCAATCGTATGTGCTCTTATATGGATCACTTCTTGTACTCTTAGCGCACTTgagtctgcattttgttataataTTACCTACAGTAGCAAAGGTATACTTAAGGGGTCCAGTCAGGAATGTAAAATCATGTTCATCATTATTTGTAGTTTTAGTTTTGCAATTTGTATACCTTCCATGACAGTTTCAAGTTTTATTCTGCTTGTCAAAGTACGGACAAGTTCTCATCAACGAAAACCAAAGAAGTTATATGCGGTCATCACACTTACAGTCTTTTTTTTCCTAGTGTTTGGAATGCCCATGAGAGTGTTATTGCTTGCATGGTACAAGCACTATACCATGCCATCCTTCCCCATCATGGACCTTTTTTGTCTGTTTTGTGCGATCAACAGTACCATAAACCCAATTATTTACTTTATGGTAGGACGCCATGGCCAAAATGGAAAAATTACACTCCTGTCAATtcttcaggcagttttttga